CTGGCCGCGCTTCTGCGTGCCCGCCCCGACCTCATCACCCCCGTTCCCACGGACCTGACGCAGCTCGCGACCCGGGCCGGGACGCGGGCGTCGGTGGTGCGGGCGCTGGAGCGGCTGGACCGTTTCGCGTTGCAGACGGCGGAGGCACTGGCCGTGGCCGCGGACCCGGCGCCGTACGAGGAACTGCGGGCGCTGCTGACCGGCGACGGCGGCGACCCGGCCGTCTCTTCGGCGCTCCCTCGTGCCCTTGCCACGCTGCGGGAGCAGGCCCTGGTGTGGGGCGACGACGACCGGCTGCGGCTGGTGCGCACCGCCCGGGAGCTGCTCGCGCCCTCGCCGCAGCATCCGTCGCCGACCGGGCTCGGGCCGACCGTGCAGGAGGCCACGGCGGGGATGTCGCCGGGCCGCATCCAGGACATCGTGACGGCGACGGGGCTCGGCTCGACCCACGACGCGGTGTCGGCGGTGGCGTCGCTGACCGCCCTGTTCAGGGACAGCAAGCGGATGTCCGCGCTGCTCGCCGGGCTCCCGGAGGAGTCACGGGAGGTGCTCACCCGGCTGGTGTGGGGCCCGCCGTACGGCCAGGTCACCGCCGACCCGGCGGCCCATCTGCGGCGCCTGCTGGACCTGGGGCTGCTGGTGCCGACGGCGCCCGGGACGGTCGTACTCCCGCGGGAAGTGGCCCTGCATCTGCGCGGCGGCCGTGCGCACCGCGCGGTGGAGCCGCTGCCGCCGACCGTGGAACCCGCGGCGACGCACCGTCCACAGGTTGTGGACGCGACGGCGGCCGGGCAGGCGTACACCGCGCTCGCGACCGTCGAGGAGCTGCTGAAGGACTGGGACGAGGGCGGGCCCGCGGTGCTGCGAGCGGGCGGCCTCAGCGTCCGCGACCTCAAGCGCACGGCCGTCGCCCTGGACGTGGCGGAACCGGTCGCCGCGTTCTGGGTCGAGCTGGCGTACGCGGCGGGCCTGCTGGCCTCCGACGGTGAGGCGGAGGAACGGTACGCGGCGACCCCGGCCCACGACGAGTGGCTGGAGCAGCCCGCGGCACAGCGCTGGGTCCGTCTGGTGGAGGCCTGGCTGACGGCGACGCGGGTGTCCGGCCTGGTGGGCGGCCGGGACGCGAAGGAACGCACGCTGTCGACGCTGGGCCCGGGACTCGACCGCGGTGCGGCGCCAGAGGTACGGCACCGGGTGCTGACGCTGCTGGCGGGGCTGCCGGAAGGCGCGTCGCCGTCGAAGGAGTCGGTGCTGGCCCGGCTGCGCTGGGAGCGTCCGCTGCGGGGTCCGCAGCGCGAGGACGACCTGCGGTCACGGCTCGCCGAGTGGACGCTGGCAGAGGCGGAGCTGCTGGGAGTGACGGGACGGGGGGCGCTGTCGGGGCACGGGCGGGCGCTGCTGGGCGCGACCGCCCCGAAGACACCGGACCAGGCACCGCAGGGCCCCGGGGACAAGCTGCCCGTGCACCATCGCCCCACCGTCGCGGAACCCCTCTCCCCCGCCGAGCAGGCCACCGCGTCCGCCGCGGCCGCCCGGCTGCTCGCGCCGTTGCTGCCCGAGCCGCTGGACCACGTCCTGCTCCAGGCCGACCTGACCGCGGTGGCCCCCGGTCCGTTGCAACGGTCGTTGGCCGACGTGCTGGACGTGCTGGCCGACGTGGAGTCGAAGGGCGGGGCGACGGTCTACCGCTTCACCCCCGGCTCGGTACGCCGTGCTCTGGACGCCGGCCAGTCCGCCTCCGACCTGCACGCCTTCCTCGCCGCACACGCCCGGACGCCGGTGCCGCAGCCACTGACGTATCTCATCGACGACGTGGCGCGCAGGCACGGTCACCTGCGGGTCGGCGCGGCCTCCGCCTACGTCCGCTGCGACGACGACGCCGTCCTCAACGAGATCCTCGCCGACAAGCGCGCCGCGGGCCTGCGTCTGCGCCGCCTGGCCCCGACGGTGCTGGCCGCGCAGGCCGACCCGGCGTCACTGCTGGACGGCCTGCGCGCGATGGGCTTCGCCCCGGCCGCCGAGTCCGCGGAGGGCGACGTCCTGATCACCCGCGCCCACGCCCACCGCACCCCGCTCCGCACGGCCCCCGAACCCGTCCCGGACGGCCCGCCGATCCCCGACGCGACGCTCCTGTCGGCCGCGATCCGGGCGATCCGGGCAGGTGACCTGGCCTCGACGACCCCCCGCAGACAGACCGACCGGCCCCCGCCCGCCACCGGCGAGCTGCCCCGCACCAACTCCGCCGAGACCCTCGCCACCATGCAGGCCGCCGTCCTCACCGGCGAGGCCCTGTGGATCGGTTACGTCAACGCCGAAGGTGCCGCCAGCCAACGCCTCATCGCCCCCGTCCGTGTCGAGGGCGGCTTCGTCACGGCCTACGACCACACCGCGGACGAGGTCCGCACCTATCCGCTGCACCGGGTGACCGGGGTGGCGGAGCTGGCGGAGGAGACGTAGGGCTCGAAACCGGCGCTTCCGGGAGGGGGCGGAGGGGAAACGCTCTCCTGGACAGGACCGCGTGTCCGGCACACTCGGTGTCTTCGGCGAAGGGGATTTCATGGCAACGACGATCCGCAGGGCGGTCATCCCCGCGGCGGGGCTGGGATCCCGTCTCCTGCCCCTGACGAAGGCGACCCCGAAGGAGATGCTGCCGGTCGGCGACAAGCCGGTCATCGAGCACACCGTCCGGGAACTGGTGGCGTCCGGCATCACCGACATCACCATCGTCGTCTCCGGCGGCAAGGGCCTGATCCAGGACCACTTCCGCCCCAACCCGGCCCTTGTCGCGCAGCTGCGGGCGGACGGCAAGACGGCCTACGCGGACGCCGTGGAGGAGGTCGGCGAGCTCTCCCGGCTCGGGCACATCACCTACCTCGACCAGCACGGCCCGTACGGCAACGGCACCCCGGTCCTCAACGCCGCGCGCAACGTCGGCGACGAGCCGGTCCTGGTCCTGTGGCCGGACGACGTCTTCGTGGCCGAGGTCCCGCGCGCCCAGCAGCTGATCCGCGCCTACGAGGCGACCAGCTGCCCGGTCCTCGCCCTGCTGCCGATGGACCCGGCCGACTCGCAGCGCTACGGCGTGCCCCGGGTCAAGGAGGACCTCGGTGACGGGCTGCTGCGCATCACCGGCCTGGTCGAGAAGCCGAAGCCGCAGGACGCGCCCTCCGCCTACGCGGCCATCGGCGGCTATGTCATCACCCCGGGCATCATCGAGGAGCTGCGCAGCCAGACCGAGCGCTGGTACGAGCACCGGACCGGCGAGATCTACCTGACGGACGCCATCAACGCCTACGCGAGCAGCAAGGCCGTCTACGGCCAGGTCATCCAGGGCCGCTGGTACGACACCGGCAATCCGCTGGCCTACCTCACGGCCCAGTTCGCCGCCGCGCTCGCCGACCCGGAGTACGGCCCCCACCTGCGCCGGCTGGCCGAACTCGCCGAGGACCGGCCCTGACGGTCAGCAGTCCACGACGGCGGCGCCCGCGGGCAGGCCGAAGTGGGTGCGGGCCTTGTCCTCCAGGGCGCCGGAGGACATCGCGTCCTGCGCGAGCGAGGCACCGACGATCCCGAAGCGGTCCCTCGTCCACCGGGCGTTCCCGGCACCGTCGGGAGCCTCTTCCTGGGACACGACCCGGTAGCCGCCCGCGGCCGCGTGATCCCGCTCCAGCCGCACCACCTGCGGGACCTGCCCGGCGCTGCACTCCACCAGGGTGTCGTGGCGCACGCCGTACTCCACGCACAGCGTGGTGACGTCCGCCCGCACGTCGTCCCCGTGCTCCTGGAGGCCGAGCGCCTCCGCCCGGCAGAACCAGCGTGCCTTCAGGGCGGGCACCGTCTCGCCGTATCCACTGCCCCGCGCGTCGGCCGTGATCCGGGCCTCGATCAACGGCCGGACCTCGTCCCACAGCCGTGTGTCGACGTCGGTCGCCGGCCACATCGCGTAGGCACCGGTCGCCACCAGCACCGCGACCGCTCCCCCGCCGACCACCCATCTGCCCGCAGACATCCCCATGTGTCCTCCCCACCCCGCTCCCGTCAGTCAAGACACACGAGCAGGGGACGGGGTTGCACGCCGCCGAGCTCCCTTGATCGTCCCTGGTTGAGGCACACTGGACGTTTGGCCCGTGCGGAAGGATGCATGTACGTGAACGGTCCTCTCATCGTCCAGTCCGACAAGACCCTGCTGCTCGAGGTCGATCACGAGCAGGCCGACGAGTGCCGTCGGGCCATCGCGCCGTTCGCGGAGCTGGAGCGGGCGCCCGAGCACATCCACACCTACCGGGTGACCCCGCTGGGGCTGTGGAACGCGCGGGCCGCCGGACACGACGCCGAGCAGGTGGTCGACGCGCTGGTGCAGTACAGCCGGTATCCGGTGCCGCACGCCCTGCTCGTCGACGTCGCCGAGACGATGGACCGGTACGGGCGGCTCACGCTCAGCAAGCACCCCGCGCACGGGCTCGTGCTCACCACCACCGACCGGCCGGTGCTGGAGGAGATCCTGCGCTCGAAGCGGATCATCCCGCTGGTGGGGGCGCGGCTCGACCCGGACACCGTGGTCGTGCACCCCTCCGAGCGCGGGCAGATCAAGCAGACGCTGCTGAAGCTGGGCTGGCCCGCCGAGGACCTCGCGGGGTACGTCGACGGCGAGGCGCACGCGATCGAGCTGGACGAGCACGGGTGGGCGCTCAGGCCCTATCAGAAGCAGGCCGTGGAGAACTTCTGGCACGGCGGCAGCGGGGTCGTGGTGCTGCCCTGTGGTGCCGGTAAGACCCTCGTCGGCGCCGGGGCCATGGCGCAGGCCAAGTCGACCACCCTCATCCTCGTCACCAACACCGTCTCGGCCCGGCAGTGGAAGCACGAGCTCATCAAGCGCACCT
This portion of the Streptomyces canus genome encodes:
- a CDS encoding helicase C-terminal domain-containing protein, with the protein product MSNPAVPPRSLAEALRARDDASLAALLRARPDLITPVPTDLTQLATRAGTRASVVRALERLDRFALQTAEALAVAADPAPYEELRALLTGDGGDPAVSSALPRALATLREQALVWGDDDRLRLVRTARELLAPSPQHPSPTGLGPTVQEATAGMSPGRIQDIVTATGLGSTHDAVSAVASLTALFRDSKRMSALLAGLPEESREVLTRLVWGPPYGQVTADPAAHLRRLLDLGLLVPTAPGTVVLPREVALHLRGGRAHRAVEPLPPTVEPAATHRPQVVDATAAGQAYTALATVEELLKDWDEGGPAVLRAGGLSVRDLKRTAVALDVAEPVAAFWVELAYAAGLLASDGEAEERYAATPAHDEWLEQPAAQRWVRLVEAWLTATRVSGLVGGRDAKERTLSTLGPGLDRGAAPEVRHRVLTLLAGLPEGASPSKESVLARLRWERPLRGPQREDDLRSRLAEWTLAEAELLGVTGRGALSGHGRALLGATAPKTPDQAPQGPGDKLPVHHRPTVAEPLSPAEQATASAAAARLLAPLLPEPLDHVLLQADLTAVAPGPLQRSLADVLDVLADVESKGGATVYRFTPGSVRRALDAGQSASDLHAFLAAHARTPVPQPLTYLIDDVARRHGHLRVGAASAYVRCDDDAVLNEILADKRAAGLRLRRLAPTVLAAQADPASLLDGLRAMGFAPAAESAEGDVLITRAHAHRTPLRTAPEPVPDGPPIPDATLLSAAIRAIRAGDLASTTPRRQTDRPPPATGELPRTNSAETLATMQAAVLTGEALWIGYVNAEGAASQRLIAPVRVEGGFVTAYDHTADEVRTYPLHRVTGVAELAEET
- a CDS encoding UTP--glucose-1-phosphate uridylyltransferase → MATTIRRAVIPAAGLGSRLLPLTKATPKEMLPVGDKPVIEHTVRELVASGITDITIVVSGGKGLIQDHFRPNPALVAQLRADGKTAYADAVEEVGELSRLGHITYLDQHGPYGNGTPVLNAARNVGDEPVLVLWPDDVFVAEVPRAQQLIRAYEATSCPVLALLPMDPADSQRYGVPRVKEDLGDGLLRITGLVEKPKPQDAPSAYAAIGGYVITPGIIEELRSQTERWYEHRTGEIYLTDAINAYASSKAVYGQVIQGRWYDTGNPLAYLTAQFAAALADPEYGPHLRRLAELAEDRP